In Porites lutea chromosome 9, jaPorLute2.1, whole genome shotgun sequence, a single window of DNA contains:
- the LOC140948956 gene encoding melanocyte-stimulating hormone receptor-like, which yields MMEPDGPLLILDLAFNIFLSYTATMLNILTIMALKKTKVLPKTLKTLLMSLAVSDPGVGLVFQPLKVATSQTSAFKDLIKAFEITAFLLCNASFFGVIALTVDRFLAIYLHLRYQEFVTRKRVVTTEALIWTLSTFSSLWELWNSHIHNIISAIIPPICLISTGFFYCKMYAAVRRHRKDIHVLHLQQKAQDRKVVSNAERIRKSAVGTFYVYILFLVCYLPYICINYIYIISGTNSLLKATENYSLTLLFLNSSLNPLVYCWKMREIRHAIMELLRSVMLFRKQANPR from the coding sequence ATGATGGAACCTGACGGTCCCTTGCTCATTTTGGATTTGGCCTTCAATATATTTTTATCCTACACCGCCACGATGTTGAATATCTTAACAATAATGGCACTGAAGAAAACTAAGGTGTTGCCAAAAACTCTAAAGACATTACTCATGAGTTTAGCCGTCTCTGATCCTGGCGTTGGCTTAGTATTTCAACCTTTGAAGGTGGCAACAAGTCAGACTTCAGCCTTCAAAGACCTGATCAAAGCGTTTGAAATCACTGCATTTCTACTGTGCAACGCTTCGTTTTTTGGTGTCATTGCTCTGACTGTGGATAGATTCTTAGCCATTTATCTCCATCTCAGATATCAAGAATTTGTGACTCGCAAGCGTGTTGTTACTACGGAAGCCTTAATATGGACATTGAGCACATTCTCTTCTCTCTGGGAGCTATGGAACTCACATATACACAACATTATAAGCGCTATAATTCCGCCTATTTGCCTTATTTCCACaggatttttttattgtaagaTGTATGCAGCTGTACGACGCCACCGGAAAGACATTCACGTCCTTCATCTCCAACAAAAAGCACAGGACAGGAAAGTAGTTTCAAACGCTGAGAGAATCCGAAAATCCGCAGTTGGTACATTTTACGTGTATATCTTATTTTTAGTCTGCTATTTACCTTACATATGTATTAATTATATATACATAATATCAGGAACAAATAGTCTTCTCAAAGCAACTGAAAACTACAGTCTTACACTACTGTTTCTCAATTCATCTCTTAATCCTCTGGTTTACTGCTGGAAAATGAGAGAAATTCGTCACGCCATCATGGAATTGCTGCGCAGTGTTATGCTTTTCCGAAAACAAGCAAATCCTCGGTAA